Proteins encoded within one genomic window of Ursus arctos isolate Adak ecotype North America unplaced genomic scaffold, UrsArc2.0 scaffold_7, whole genome shotgun sequence:
- the PRXL2A gene encoding peroxiredoxin-like 2A isoform X3 — protein MDPSFFTMGMWSIGAGALGAAALALLLANTDVFLSKSQKATLEYLEDIDLKTLEKEPRTFKAKELWEKNGAVIMAVRRPGCFLCREEAADLSSLKPKLDELGVPLYAVVKEQIRTEVQDFQPYFKGEIFLDEKKKFYGPQRRKMMFMGFVRLGVWYNFFRARNGGFSGNLEGEGFILGGVFVVGSGKQGILLEHREKEFGDKVNPVSVLEAARKIQPQTSAAETK, from the exons ATG GATCCGAGTTTCTTCACCATGGGGATGTGGTCCATTGGTGCGGGGGCCCTGGGGGCAGCTGCCTTGGCCCTGCTCCTGGCCAACACAGACGTGTTTCTGTCCAAGTCCCAGAAAGCGACGCTGGAGTATCTGGAGGACATAGACCTGAAAACCCTGGAGAAGG AACCAAGGACTTTCAAAGCAAAGGAGCTCTGGGAAAAGAATGGAGCTGTGATTATGGCTGTGCGCAGGCCCGGCTGTTTCCTCTGCCGAGAG GAGGCTGCGGACCTGTCCTCCCTGAAGCCCAAGCTGGACGAGCTGGGAGTCCCCCTGTATGCGGTGGTGAAGGAACAAATCAGGACCGAAGTGCAGGACTTCCAGCCTTATTTCAAAGGAGAAATCTTCCTGGATGAAAAG AAAAAGTTCTACGGTCCCCAAAGGCGGAAGATGATGTTTATGGGATTTGTCCGTCTGGGTGTTTGGTACAACTTCTTCCGGGCCCGGAATGGAGGCTTTTCTGGAAACCTGGAAGGCGAAGGCTTCATCCTTGGGGGAGTTTTTGTGGTGGGATCAGGAAAGCAG GGCATTCTTCTCGAGCATCGGGAAAAAGAATTTGGAGACAAAGTGAACCCAGTTTCTGTTCTGGAAGCCGCTAGGAAGATCCAACCCCAGACTTCGGCCGCAGAGACAAAGTGA
- the PRXL2A gene encoding peroxiredoxin-like 2A isoform X1: MRIERGGQREDIGHMDPSFFTMGMWSIGAGALGAAALALLLANTDVFLSKSQKATLEYLEDIDLKTLEKEPRTFKAKELWEKNGAVIMAVRRPGCFLCREEAADLSSLKPKLDELGVPLYAVVKEQIRTEVQDFQPYFKGEIFLDEKKKFYGPQRRKMMFMGFVRLGVWYNFFRARNGGFSGNLEGEGFILGGVFVVGSGKQGILLEHREKEFGDKVNPVSVLEAARKIQPQTSAAETK; encoded by the exons ATGAGGATAGAaaggggaggacagagagaggacaTCGGTCATATG GATCCGAGTTTCTTCACCATGGGGATGTGGTCCATTGGTGCGGGGGCCCTGGGGGCAGCTGCCTTGGCCCTGCTCCTGGCCAACACAGACGTGTTTCTGTCCAAGTCCCAGAAAGCGACGCTGGAGTATCTGGAGGACATAGACCTGAAAACCCTGGAGAAGG AACCAAGGACTTTCAAAGCAAAGGAGCTCTGGGAAAAGAATGGAGCTGTGATTATGGCTGTGCGCAGGCCCGGCTGTTTCCTCTGCCGAGAG GAGGCTGCGGACCTGTCCTCCCTGAAGCCCAAGCTGGACGAGCTGGGAGTCCCCCTGTATGCGGTGGTGAAGGAACAAATCAGGACCGAAGTGCAGGACTTCCAGCCTTATTTCAAAGGAGAAATCTTCCTGGATGAAAAG AAAAAGTTCTACGGTCCCCAAAGGCGGAAGATGATGTTTATGGGATTTGTCCGTCTGGGTGTTTGGTACAACTTCTTCCGGGCCCGGAATGGAGGCTTTTCTGGAAACCTGGAAGGCGAAGGCTTCATCCTTGGGGGAGTTTTTGTGGTGGGATCAGGAAAGCAG GGCATTCTTCTCGAGCATCGGGAAAAAGAATTTGGAGACAAAGTGAACCCAGTTTCTGTTCTGGAAGCCGCTAGGAAGATCCAACCCCAGACTTCGGCCGCAGAGACAAAGTGA
- the PRXL2A gene encoding peroxiredoxin-like 2A isoform X2: MSFLQDPSFFTMGMWSIGAGALGAAALALLLANTDVFLSKSQKATLEYLEDIDLKTLEKEPRTFKAKELWEKNGAVIMAVRRPGCFLCREEAADLSSLKPKLDELGVPLYAVVKEQIRTEVQDFQPYFKGEIFLDEKKKFYGPQRRKMMFMGFVRLGVWYNFFRARNGGFSGNLEGEGFILGGVFVVGSGKQGILLEHREKEFGDKVNPVSVLEAARKIQPQTSAAETK; this comes from the exons ATGTCTTTCCTCCAGGATCCGAGTTTCTTCACCATGGGGATGTGGTCCATTGGTGCGGGGGCCCTGGGGGCAGCTGCCTTGGCCCTGCTCCTGGCCAACACAGACGTGTTTCTGTCCAAGTCCCAGAAAGCGACGCTGGAGTATCTGGAGGACATAGACCTGAAAACCCTGGAGAAGG AACCAAGGACTTTCAAAGCAAAGGAGCTCTGGGAAAAGAATGGAGCTGTGATTATGGCTGTGCGCAGGCCCGGCTGTTTCCTCTGCCGAGAG GAGGCTGCGGACCTGTCCTCCCTGAAGCCCAAGCTGGACGAGCTGGGAGTCCCCCTGTATGCGGTGGTGAAGGAACAAATCAGGACCGAAGTGCAGGACTTCCAGCCTTATTTCAAAGGAGAAATCTTCCTGGATGAAAAG AAAAAGTTCTACGGTCCCCAAAGGCGGAAGATGATGTTTATGGGATTTGTCCGTCTGGGTGTTTGGTACAACTTCTTCCGGGCCCGGAATGGAGGCTTTTCTGGAAACCTGGAAGGCGAAGGCTTCATCCTTGGGGGAGTTTTTGTGGTGGGATCAGGAAAGCAG GGCATTCTTCTCGAGCATCGGGAAAAAGAATTTGGAGACAAAGTGAACCCAGTTTCTGTTCTGGAAGCCGCTAGGAAGATCCAACCCCAGACTTCGGCCGCAGAGACAAAGTGA
- the PRXL2A gene encoding peroxiredoxin-like 2A isoform X4 — translation MGMWSIGAGALGAAALALLLANTDVFLSKSQKATLEYLEDIDLKTLEKEPRTFKAKELWEKNGAVIMAVRRPGCFLCREEAADLSSLKPKLDELGVPLYAVVKEQIRTEVQDFQPYFKGEIFLDEKKKFYGPQRRKMMFMGFVRLGVWYNFFRARNGGFSGNLEGEGFILGGVFVVGSGKQGILLEHREKEFGDKVNPVSVLEAARKIQPQTSAAETK, via the exons ATGGGGATGTGGTCCATTGGTGCGGGGGCCCTGGGGGCAGCTGCCTTGGCCCTGCTCCTGGCCAACACAGACGTGTTTCTGTCCAAGTCCCAGAAAGCGACGCTGGAGTATCTGGAGGACATAGACCTGAAAACCCTGGAGAAGG AACCAAGGACTTTCAAAGCAAAGGAGCTCTGGGAAAAGAATGGAGCTGTGATTATGGCTGTGCGCAGGCCCGGCTGTTTCCTCTGCCGAGAG GAGGCTGCGGACCTGTCCTCCCTGAAGCCCAAGCTGGACGAGCTGGGAGTCCCCCTGTATGCGGTGGTGAAGGAACAAATCAGGACCGAAGTGCAGGACTTCCAGCCTTATTTCAAAGGAGAAATCTTCCTGGATGAAAAG AAAAAGTTCTACGGTCCCCAAAGGCGGAAGATGATGTTTATGGGATTTGTCCGTCTGGGTGTTTGGTACAACTTCTTCCGGGCCCGGAATGGAGGCTTTTCTGGAAACCTGGAAGGCGAAGGCTTCATCCTTGGGGGAGTTTTTGTGGTGGGATCAGGAAAGCAG GGCATTCTTCTCGAGCATCGGGAAAAAGAATTTGGAGACAAAGTGAACCCAGTTTCTGTTCTGGAAGCCGCTAGGAAGATCCAACCCCAGACTTCGGCCGCAGAGACAAAGTGA